In Toxoplasma gondii ME49 chromosome II, whole genome shotgun sequence, the genomic stretch AGCTGCTTTCGCTTGAGCTGAGTCTCTGTACCACACTGAAAAGGGTTCCTGTTAGATCAGCAAACAAGCCGAACTCCTTAAGAGTACACTGTTTTCCCCAACATGGCATGACTCTCCACATATCTGCTGGGGAATACGCCAAAGGAGAACTCACCTAGGTCCTCTTCAATTATCTGCCTTTCGCGAGAGATGGACTCGCCGGCATCACGCGTATTTGGAGAGTTTCCTCCCGCTGGCTTTTTCGGTGCCGACTTTTCATCGCTAGACATTGGGCCTTCGTCTTCACTAAAAAAAAGTCCCGGAGCTCGCTCCGCATCTCGAGCAACgtggcgtctcttcttctcgctgtaACAACACCCACGAGCAAAAGGAAGCACCTGCCTCACTGGCTGACAAAAGTCGGCAATGGCCTCTCAAAAACACCCAGCAAACTGCTTGCAATGTTTCAGAGACCGAGGAAACAAACGGTTTTGGGAGAGGCAATTTCCTTCAGACGCGAATGAATCTGTTGCGGGGATAAGCATGTATGGCGCCGAATAGCGACCTTGTCTTCCATCCTCCAAAAAAAACCACAAAAGCTCATGCATGCAAAACAGTCTAGAAAACACCGTTCGTCACGGAGCATAatgacacacacacacatgcgtgTGGCGGTGACTGCTCGTTTCTCCTGCACTTCCGAGAGACTCAGtgaaaagaagcagcagctgcttcgaCGGGAGAACCCGAGAAACGAGCATCAAGGATTGATGCAAAAATATATCTTGAACGACTGTATAATCACAGATGCAGCGATATTCGGTATTTGTGTGCATTCAACACCctccgagaagagacaccaaCCGGAGTCACTGTGGAACATCTTGCGGGTGCCGCACTCCACTCCCCCGTGGTTCTATGaagtctctgtttattcaATGTGAGTTGTACCAACGTGATCGCGAAAGATCATCGAATGCAACGGGATGCTCCTGAATGACACGGTGCCACAAGCTGTCAACAAAAAACTGCTGCACAGGGAAGCCAAGTGCAACCCCTTCAGCATCTCTTACCGTTCCGATGACATCCACCACATGACCAAAACGACGCCGATACAAATGACCATCGCCGAAATAGCCACAACAAACACGATGATCGCTTTTTGGGACATGCCCTCCtctgagaaaaacgaaaggcaCAGAGCCAATAAGGAACGCGTGCTAGTTCGAGCAGCCGACGAACGCCGAGCAAAACACCACTCAGAAGACTTGGTGGGCATGCGCGTTGCGGACGCTGTCAGGAACGGCGGCGCTTCTTCTACGGAACTGACAAGGTGAAAAACAGGGTTaaacgaaaaagacaagacaaCGCCCGCGCTAGGCACACTGAAAGTGGAACTCAGCATCACTACGTTGGCCTTGAGATGCACCACTTGAAGTGAAGGCGCGACGAAAGACTCTAGAAGGAGCTGCAGATATCGAGAAAACCCACCTGTCTAGAAATGCAAGCAACACCCCCAAAACAGAATCTCAAGAACAACAACAGAGACTGAAGGAGAGCGCAAAAGAGGTGGCAAGAGAGCTAGCgtcagagaaagcgacactAGATGAGACACGCGACATGAACGTcactcgtcttcttttctacCATTTTCATTCACTGAGACAAAGCTCGTGGTTCCTGTCGCCTTGTGATTCGTCGCGCTTCCTAGCGAGGGCTGCATGGCGTCCGAGTTTGCGTGTGAGTCCTGTACTCCCTGGTTCTCCAGGCGAAACGCATCAGCTACAGGTTGTCGAGGAAGAGTCCCGGCAGCCGTGACcacgcagaaaaggagacaaacaaGAGATAAACTGCGTTTTGGAAAAGGCATCATCGCAGTCGCACAGCACTTTGAGTCTCGGTGGATCCCCGCAGTCCGGGGAGCAGGCGAACCCCCCAGTTTCGTACGGGGGACTCTCCGACAAACACAAAGAGATCCCCACGAAGAACAGAGTCGTCCAGCAGAAAAAGCGGGGCTTTGTCGGCTACCCTTTGACTGCCGCCGTGGACGACACAGCCGCAGGTCGTGGCTCGACATTTTTCCAAGACTCCAGACAAATTGTCTCGCCTATTTGACGTGGCTTTGACCGGTTGAAATGAAAGAGAGATCCTCAAGTCTACTCCGTTGACTTCGACCTCCGTACACACTTGTGACACTATCGGACTAAAATTGCTGTCGCGACATTGGACCTTGGACTCGAAACATGCTGACAGAACAAGGCAATCCTGACAGCTGTTGTACTCATGAAATATCCGCCTCAGAAGATCAGTCCAGAACAGAAGCGTAAGCATAAGTTTACGCCGTATCGCGAGAGCTACGCATTTCGCGAATTAAAACCACCCTGCCATCACCGGCCGTATAGGTGCGGAGCGAATCCTTCACAAATTGAAAAATCAGTTGGAACAACAACTCAGAGTATCTCCGGGAAGATATTCAGGCATCTGCTGCGACACAGATAAACGTTTGCTGCCGTCAAATCCACTTCAGGGTCGAGCCAGGCTACAGCGCGCTGAGGAGCGCTAGCGACCCCCCGCTGTATCCACGTTCAGCGGCGTACACGGAGAATTGATTTATGAAGACGGAAAGTACATTTCGACTCGCGACCGCAACAGACACAAAGCTGCATGAGTTTTTTAACAAGGTAGAAACGATGCTTACAGACGGGGTTGAGGCCCCCGTGAAAACGTGAGGCGGGTGTCGCTAGGAGGAATGTCGCGCTCGGGGTGTCCACGCGTCTTTTCGATTACATTCACGATATAAAAGTCTCGGAACCCCGTCTGAAACGCgcaggtctctctctctccagaaagACCACCTCAGTGAGAGTCCCTGAGAGGTAGGAGCTGGAGAAACTTGGCACGGATCACTTTCTTGGAGGCCACCTCAGGCAGACAAGTACGGGTCCCGACATGCGGCTGGCACGGCGTCCGAACGCGGGATCTGGCTATTTCCGAAGGTGtcaaggagagaaaacggaggaaaaggaagcgcAGAGGTCAGTGAGAGGAAGGCACCGGGGCCTTAGCGATTAGAGAAGCGTGAAAAtcgagagacagatagaagacgcggagagaaaacTATGCGTGTGCCCGACAAGCCAAGCTCCAAGGCGCTTTCGGTGCTGGCTGATCGCCCCGCAGCTGTCAAAAACGTGGGACATCATCGACTCCGAGCCCGAAAGCCCGTTGAGGGAAAGTTCTGGAAATCCTGGTGTCTAAGCAGGCTCTGGCACAAAATTCCGGTTCCTCGATCACGAAAGCAGggcgaaaaaacagaacacGGTGAAACCAGCACGCCTGCCTCTCCGCACCCACCTTTAGAGAGCTGTGTTTGTAGGTTTCTAGCCTTCTCTGTGTGGTATGCGCAACGACGAATACGTGATGAGTTTGATcctggaagaaaacggagactgCAAAGAGGCACTCAACTCGCAGAAAAACCTCCGAAAAACACCTCGGGTGAACCGCAAATCCCGCAGCCATAGACGAAACAGCAGCGATTCAGCAGCGGGCGCCCTCCACTCTGTCCGCTGAATGGTGCAGAGTTGTCGAGCTTTCAGACATCCAAAAACGCAAAAGGCACGGAAATAATTCTCTAAGAATTCCTGAGAGGAAGCAAGTGGAAACGAAAGAATCTTGTTTCAACAAAGAGACTTTTTCGAACAGCTCTTGCGATTTGCAAGCGACCTTGTTTTGTCGGTTCTTTTCCAATGTCGATAACGGCGCCGTCAGCGGCGTCTCTGTCACACGCTGGTGTTTCTAGCGCTCCTGAGGTGAACGGGGTCTCATTCATTCGTGACAAGCGTTCTGAGCTCGGTCCGCTGCCATCATCAGAACAGCTGCATtggggaagcgaaaaagcTCAGTAGTTCTGGGCCGCGGATCACTCATAGAGGAACCGTATTTATGTACAATGGGATAGTACAACACGTTGTTCATCCATGATCTTCATGTTGTTAACACCGGCATTCTGTATTCTGACCGCATGGAGTTGTCGGATGCTTCCTCTGCGACCGCAGCGGAAAGAGTTTTTTCTTGTACGCACGGGTCCCGGAAAACAGGGGGTGAAAAAACAATAAAAGCAGACGCAGGTCCACAAAAAATAGTGACTCTTAAATCCAAATATCATGGTGGCTGTCGAGTCAATAGAGAGCAACTGCAAACTTGGAACGAGGGATAAGACTTGTAGCTTGTCAGTTTGCCGTCTCTACAGACGCCTGAGACGTCACGGCGACTAGTTTACGCAGATTCTGCTGCTGTGCGTCAAGAACCGCAAAAAAATTCGTGGAAAGACGAGGACCGTTCCTGGTTGTGCCTTCACCACGAGAGAGGTCTTGTGACCGGTGAAGGAAGCTCGGTGCCCAGATTTTCTGCGCTACAAAAGACTGTTTCCAAATGTGTGAGATTTA encodes the following:
- a CDS encoding hypothetical protein (encoded by transcript TGME49_221480~Predicted trans-membrane domain (TMHMM2.0):75-93:151-174), with product MSSHDLRLCRPRRQSKGSRQSPAFSAGRLCSSWGSLCVCRRVPRTKLGGSPAPRTAGIHRDSKCCATAMMPFPKRSLSLVCLLFCVVTAAGTLPRQPVADAFRLENQGVQDSHANSDAMQPSLGSATNHKATGTTSFVSVNENEEGMSQKAIIVFVVAISAMVICIGVVLVMWWMSSEREKKRRHVARDAERAPGLFFSEDEGPMSSDEKSAPKKPAGGNSPNTRDAGESISRERQIIEEDLGKVLVVDPVSGVMRSRQKWQRNGNSVPDKRMLAGTERTCRTGQQKFKK